A stretch of Carnobacteriaceae bacterium zg-C25 DNA encodes these proteins:
- a CDS encoding 8-oxo-dGTP diphosphatase, which yields MAVLTNMCMIQDTHTGKVLVQKREKSWKGLAFPGGHIELGESIQESVIREIKEETGLDVWDITLCGVKNFDYNNDRYVVFCYTTQVFSGELLEKTAEGELSWVYLNELDKSTVSPTFLDMLPLFFEDKQELYYKQDAPLYY from the coding sequence ATGGCGGTTTTAACAAATATGTGTATGATTCAAGACACGCACACGGGAAAGGTGCTTGTTCAAAAACGTGAAAAATCATGGAAAGGTTTGGCGTTTCCGGGTGGGCATATCGAACTTGGTGAAAGTATTCAAGAATCGGTAATTCGTGAAATTAAGGAAGAAACCGGTTTGGACGTTTGGGATATTACGTTGTGCGGTGTGAAAAATTTTGATTACAATAATGACAGATATGTTGTTTTTTGTTACACGACACAAGTTTTTTCTGGAGAATTACTAGAAAAAACGGCTGAAGGGGAGTTGTCGTGGGTGTATTTAAATGAGTTGGATAAAAGTACGGTATCGCCAACGTTTTTAGATATGTTGCCGTTATTTTTTGAAGACAAGCAAGAACTGTATTATAAACAGGACGCTCCGTTATATTATTAG
- the ftsY gene encoding signal recognition particle-docking protein FtsY — protein sequence MSFWDRIKRAFTGEDETVQATQEAVQSQSRITFDEYDKGMEKTRTSFSQRLNALFSSFSGVDDEFFDDLEEVLITSDVGFDMTIALADALRDDEAVWKATSQEEVKRAIVNHLVAIYEKGNKSNHVLTKNPDGLTVVLFVGVNGVGKTTSIGKLAHQLKQSGQKVLLAAGDTFRAGAIEQIGVWGERIGVEVVEGEFGGDPASVVFDAIKKAKEQSVDYLLVDTAGRLQNKVNLMAELEKIKRIINREVPGGAQEVLLVLDATTGQNALIQAKQFNETTDITGLILTKLDGTAKGGVVLAIRHDLDIPVKFVGLGEGVNDLKVFAADEYMYGLIKDLIKDEQ from the coding sequence ATGTCATTTTGGGATCGAATTAAGCGTGCGTTTACCGGAGAAGATGAGACGGTACAAGCCACGCAAGAAGCGGTACAATCGCAAAGTCGTATTACGTTTGATGAATACGACAAAGGGATGGAAAAGACGCGTACGTCATTTTCGCAACGATTGAATGCGTTGTTTTCATCATTTAGTGGTGTCGATGATGAATTTTTTGATGATTTAGAAGAAGTATTGATTACAAGCGACGTCGGGTTTGATATGACCATTGCTTTGGCGGATGCGTTACGTGATGATGAAGCGGTATGGAAAGCAACATCGCAAGAGGAAGTAAAACGCGCGATTGTGAATCATTTAGTAGCCATTTATGAAAAAGGGAATAAATCCAATCATGTGTTGACGAAAAATCCGGATGGATTGACGGTGGTGTTATTCGTTGGTGTGAATGGTGTTGGAAAAACAACGTCTATTGGAAAGTTGGCGCATCAATTGAAACAATCTGGTCAAAAAGTGTTGCTAGCCGCAGGAGATACGTTCCGTGCCGGAGCCATTGAACAGATTGGTGTGTGGGGCGAACGTATCGGTGTTGAAGTCGTTGAAGGTGAATTTGGTGGTGATCCAGCGTCTGTTGTGTTTGATGCGATTAAAAAGGCTAAAGAGCAGTCGGTTGATTACTTGTTAGTCGATACGGCAGGTCGTTTACAAAACAAAGTCAACTTGATGGCGGAATTGGAAAAAATTAAGCGTATTATTAACCGCGAAGTGCCGGGTGGTGCGCAAGAAGTGTTGTTGGTTTTAGATGCCACAACGGGTCAAAATGCCTTAATTCAAGCAAAACAATTTAATGAAACGACGGATATTACAGGTTTGATTTTGACGAAATTGGACGGGACTGCAAAAGGTGGTGTCGTTTTAGCGATTCGTCACGATTTGGATATTCCTGTGAAATTTGTCGGATTAGGTGAAGGTGTGAATGACTTGAAAGTGTTCGCAGCGGACGAGTATATGTACGGATTGATTAAAGATTTGATTAAAGATGAACAATAA
- a CDS encoding CoA pyrophosphatase, whose amino-acid sequence MHAFIHHALTNYHTKPLGQQHAYAVLLPLIKNNDSYDILYQVRAHHISQPGEVSFPGGKAEANETLMHTAIRETMEELQLPKDAINIIGEIDYLVHGTRTIHCFVGVIDVPSIEHITPNEEVATLFTVPLSHLIDNPPIVYPIKTELVFPKSFPFERIPNEKAYPFHTFPHTIPFYDTYNGHTIWGMTARFTKQFIDIITSDLTHTPDNSH is encoded by the coding sequence ATGCATGCGTTTATTCACCACGCGTTAACAAACTATCACACCAAACCATTAGGTCAGCAGCACGCATACGCCGTTTTATTACCGCTAATTAAAAACAACGATTCTTACGATATTCTCTATCAAGTTCGCGCACATCACATTTCACAACCCGGAGAAGTTAGTTTCCCCGGTGGAAAAGCCGAAGCCAATGAAACGTTGATGCACACTGCCATTCGTGAAACGATGGAGGAATTACAGCTTCCAAAAGACGCCATCAACATTATCGGAGAAATCGACTATTTAGTGCACGGCACACGTACCATTCACTGTTTTGTAGGTGTTATTGACGTGCCATCAATTGAACATATCACACCAAACGAAGAGGTAGCAACATTATTTACCGTTCCACTGTCTCACCTTATAGACAATCCGCCCATTGTCTATCCTATAAAAACAGAACTGGTTTTCCCTAAATCATTCCCGTTTGAGCGTATCCCTAACGAAAAAGCGTATCCGTTCCATACGTTTCCGCATACAATTCCATTTTATGACACGTATAACGGACACACCATTTGGGGCATGACGGCACGCTTTACAAAACAATTCATCGACATCATTACCAGCGACTTAACACATACTCCTGACAACAGCCATTAA
- a CDS encoding UDP-N-acetylglucosamine--LPS N-acetylglucosamine transferase produces the protein MTIMKNTKICLVGSSGGHLTHLTLLRPYWENKDRFWVTFNKPDANAVLKDEKLYHCYYPTNRNIWNLIRNLFLAFKVLRKEKPSVIISSGAAVAIPFFYVGKLLGIKTVFVEVFDRVDKATLTGKLVYPVSDLFFVQWEEMKKVYPKAIYIGGIF, from the coding sequence ATGACTATAATGAAAAATACAAAAATTTGCTTAGTAGGGTCTAGTGGTGGGCATTTAACGCATTTGACTTTACTTCGTCCCTATTGGGAAAATAAAGATAGATTTTGGGTGACATTTAATAAACCAGATGCTAACGCTGTTTTAAAAGATGAAAAATTATACCATTGTTATTATCCAACAAATCGTAATATTTGGAATTTAATACGCAATCTATTTTTAGCGTTTAAAGTGTTGCGTAAAGAAAAACCATCTGTCATCATTTCGAGTGGTGCAGCGGTGGCGATTCCGTTTTTTTATGTTGGTAAATTGCTGGGTATTAAAACAGTTTTTGTGGAAGTGTTTGATCGTGTGGATAAGGCGACATTGACAGGTAAATTGGTGTATCCCGTTTCTGATTTATTTTTTGTACAGTGGGAAGAAATGAAAAAAGTATACCCTAAAGCGATTTATATAGGAGGTATATTTTAA
- a CDS encoding transporter: protein MKTRMQHAWYNSISTIGIFSLRFIFQFINRMVFLRFLGVYYLGLNGIFTSILGMLSLAELGIGSSIIFALYKPIAENQSGKIVAYMQLYRKIYRLIALIIVVLGVLILPFLPTILNEPSLSTEARDIYLLFLINSVMGYLLFSYKRSLLVAHQENYIISWIDCILFIVSSIAQWIVLWLTQNYILVLVMTVLTTIISNLLVSYVVDKRHPISDGLVAEKLSSAEKLSLKKNVIGNLAGNIAGVVVFSTDNILMSSFISVTAVGLYSNYTIITKSLDSFLLQLMTSQNASVGNLVHSADDDKVYQIFKRYHFLNFVLSFVMAVFVDVLIQSLLTVWIGAEYLLSSYMVHLFSVYMFIQMYRYAGFIFYNAYGLYWESRYKPIAEAVLNLVFSCLFLIVFKWGIEGVLLGTILSTLFTNTWFEPYIIFKYGLKRSINEYVWATTKCWAVFFATLGVLHMLSPQQWFSSNLIGLVLFAMVLGLFLMGVLLIAFFGNEEMKWWIAFISQKVMRKR from the coding sequence GTGAAAACTAGGATGCAACACGCGTGGTACAATTCCATTTCAACGATTGGAATTTTTTCGCTACGTTTTATTTTTCAATTTATCAATCGAATGGTATTTCTTCGATTTCTAGGTGTCTACTATTTGGGATTGAACGGTATTTTTACGAGCATTTTAGGCATGCTGTCTTTAGCGGAGCTAGGGATTGGTTCGTCGATTATCTTTGCGTTGTATAAACCAATTGCAGAAAACCAATCGGGGAAAATTGTTGCCTACATGCAACTTTACCGAAAAATTTATCGATTGATTGCACTCATTATTGTCGTGCTAGGCGTATTGATTTTGCCGTTTTTACCAACGATTTTAAATGAACCTAGTTTAAGTACAGAAGCTAGAGATATTTATCTTCTCTTTTTAATCAATTCTGTTATGGGTTATCTTCTGTTTTCGTATAAAAGAAGTCTATTAGTTGCCCATCAAGAAAATTATATTATTTCTTGGATTGATTGTATCTTATTTATTGTATCGAGTATTGCGCAATGGATTGTGCTATGGCTGACACAAAATTATATTTTGGTGTTGGTGATGACGGTTTTAACAACAATTATCTCTAATCTTTTAGTGTCTTATGTTGTTGATAAACGGCATCCGATTAGCGATGGGCTGGTTGCTGAAAAATTAAGTAGCGCTGAAAAATTAAGTTTAAAGAAAAATGTCATTGGTAATTTAGCCGGCAATATTGCAGGCGTCGTTGTTTTTAGTACGGACAACATTTTAATGTCGTCTTTTATTAGTGTTACGGCGGTTGGTTTGTACTCCAACTACACGATTATTACGAAAAGTTTAGATTCGTTCTTGTTGCAGTTGATGACGTCTCAAAATGCGTCTGTTGGAAATTTAGTCCACAGTGCAGACGACGATAAAGTGTACCAAATTTTTAAACGGTATCATTTTTTAAATTTTGTGCTGTCGTTTGTCATGGCGGTATTTGTTGACGTTTTAATTCAGTCGTTGCTGACGGTTTGGATTGGCGCAGAGTATTTATTGTCATCTTACATGGTTCATTTATTTAGTGTGTACATGTTCATTCAAATGTATCGCTACGCAGGCTTTATTTTTTATAACGCTTACGGTCTATATTGGGAATCGCGTTACAAACCAATTGCCGAAGCGGTATTAAATCTCGTGTTTTCGTGCTTGTTTTTAATCGTTTTTAAATGGGGCATTGAAGGTGTTTTATTAGGTACCATCTTGTCCACGTTATTCACAAATACGTGGTTTGAACCGTACATTATTTTTAAATATGGTTTGAAGCGTTCAATAAACGAATATGTATGGGCGACAACGAAGTGCTGGGCAGTGTTCTTTGCCACATTAGGTGTTTTACACATGCTCTCCCCGCAACAATGGTTTTCAAGCAACTTAATAGGGTTAGTGTTGTTTGCGATGGTGTTAGGGTTGTTTTTAATGGGCGTACTTTTAATTGCGTTTTTTGGAAACGAGGAGATGAAGTGGTGGATAGCATTTATATCACAAAAAGTGATGCGAAAACGGTAA
- the mutL gene encoding DNA mismatch repair endonuclease MutL, with protein MGKIIELPVHISNQIKAGEIVERPVSVVKELVENAIDANSTQIDVVIEEGGLSRIQVIDNGDGIDSSDVLIAFERHATSKLTALVEKEHILSPDRMPITTLGFRGEALPSIASVSKVTLTTSTDGVDGAHVVIEGGQVKEHKQAIGRKGTTIDVRDLFYNTPARLKFITSLQAEVSKIADLMNRLALSHADIAFSLTVDGNRLLKTAGNNQLQQTIAGVYHPDVARKMVSIHAENMRFSVGGYACLPEVTRARKNFISVFLNGRYIRNFQLINAVVDGYGSTLMVGRFPIAVLKIEADFELVDVNAHPTKETVRISQEAELIALIKEAIESAMLKTTRIPQSVPKRFEDKGEQTQLAFDTRDFASKNQETTVPTHTSVSRDLPFFDERQLDNVPFDNAVNDQPFASGTLHETDSLFTTEHANDTHSKAGDNEQSKYDVEINDIPDAYRFGESYSEPSQVESRRHDEQIQSNGFPELHYFGQMHGTYLFAENANGLYIVDQHAAQERIKYEFYRVAIGQVGHDVQTLLVPIVLDYPVNEYLAISEKMDVLNEIGIHLEPFGQNSYLLEAHPTWIKEDVESTIRELIAIALEDGKVSVAKFRENVAIMMSCKKSIKANHHLDAYQARALLAELSQCENPYNCPHGRPVLVHLTNRDMEKLFKRIV; from the coding sequence ATGGGAAAAATCATTGAATTACCAGTGCACATTTCAAATCAAATTAAGGCTGGAGAAATTGTAGAACGACCCGTGTCGGTCGTGAAAGAATTAGTTGAAAATGCGATTGATGCCAACAGTACCCAAATTGATGTGGTCATTGAAGAGGGTGGGTTATCGCGCATTCAAGTGATTGACAATGGTGACGGGATTGATAGTAGTGATGTGTTGATTGCTTTTGAACGGCATGCAACGAGTAAATTAACGGCTTTAGTGGAAAAAGAGCATATTTTATCGCCCGATCGTATGCCGATTACAACGTTGGGATTTCGTGGTGAGGCACTACCGAGTATCGCATCCGTATCGAAAGTGACTTTAACGACATCAACAGATGGAGTGGACGGAGCACACGTGGTCATTGAAGGTGGGCAAGTCAAAGAGCATAAACAAGCGATTGGCCGTAAAGGGACAACGATTGATGTTCGTGATTTGTTTTATAACACACCTGCACGATTGAAATTTATTACGTCGTTACAAGCAGAAGTGTCTAAAATTGCCGATTTAATGAATCGTCTTGCGTTAAGTCATGCCGATATTGCGTTTAGTTTAACGGTAGATGGTAATCGTTTATTAAAAACGGCTGGAAACAATCAATTACAACAAACAATTGCTGGGGTGTATCATCCAGATGTGGCACGAAAAATGGTGTCCATTCATGCCGAAAACATGCGTTTTTCAGTTGGCGGGTATGCGTGTTTACCAGAAGTTACCCGCGCGCGAAAAAACTTTATTTCTGTATTTTTAAACGGGCGCTACATTCGTAATTTTCAATTAATTAATGCGGTAGTCGATGGGTACGGTTCAACGTTAATGGTTGGTCGATTCCCTATTGCTGTGCTTAAAATAGAAGCGGACTTTGAGTTGGTCGATGTTAATGCGCATCCGACAAAAGAAACAGTTCGCATTAGTCAAGAAGCAGAATTGATTGCCTTAATTAAAGAAGCGATTGAAAGTGCGATGTTAAAAACGACACGCATTCCACAAAGCGTGCCAAAACGTTTTGAAGATAAGGGTGAACAAACACAACTAGCGTTTGACACACGTGATTTTGCATCAAAAAATCAAGAAACTACCGTCCCTACGCATACGAGTGTTTCTCGTGATTTACCATTTTTTGATGAACGTCAGTTAGATAACGTACCTTTTGATAATGCTGTCAACGATCAACCATTCGCTTCGGGAACACTACATGAAACGGATAGTCTTTTTACAACAGAACACGCCAACGATACGCACAGTAAAGCGGGGGATAACGAACAATCGAAGTATGATGTTGAAATCAATGATATACCTGATGCCTATCGTTTTGGAGAAAGCTATTCGGAACCATCGCAGGTTGAATCGCGGCGTCATGATGAACAAATACAATCAAATGGATTTCCAGAATTACATTATTTTGGGCAAATGCATGGCACGTATTTATTCGCTGAAAATGCGAATGGCTTATACATTGTCGATCAACACGCTGCACAAGAACGGATTAAGTATGAGTTTTATCGTGTGGCGATTGGACAAGTCGGACATGACGTTCAAACACTTCTCGTCCCTATCGTACTCGATTATCCCGTCAATGAGTATTTAGCGATTTCGGAAAAAATGGACGTGCTGAATGAAATTGGCATTCATTTGGAGCCGTTTGGTCAAAATAGTTACTTGCTCGAAGCACATCCGACGTGGATTAAAGAAGATGTTGAGTCGACGATTCGTGAGTTGATTGCTATTGCGCTAGAAGATGGGAAAGTATCCGTTGCCAAGTTCAGAGAAAATGTAGCGATTATGATGTCGTGTAAAAAGTCGATTAAGGCGAATCATCATTTAGATGCGTATCAGGCACGTGCGTTACTCGCGGAGTTGTCGCAATGTGAAAATCCGTATAATTGTCCGCATGGTCGACCTGTCCTAGTGCATTTAACCAATCGTGATATGGAAAAATTGTTTAAGCGAATTGTGTAG
- a CDS encoding multidrug MFS transporter, whose amino-acid sequence MIFVTVGTHEQPFDRLIECVDESKRQNKITDDVFIQTGYCTYVPKYCRYEKMISFEEMHSYMKQATKIITHGGPSTFMQAISYGKVPIVVPRQHQFNEHVNDHQMIFCKNAIETGYDIELVDHIEELETALLKENRSVKRTSHNAEFNRLFAEHVDELIQK is encoded by the coding sequence ATGATTTTTGTAACTGTTGGCACACACGAGCAACCGTTCGATCGTTTAATTGAATGTGTTGATGAGTCAAAAAGACAAAATAAAATAACGGACGACGTGTTTATCCAGACAGGCTATTGTACATACGTTCCAAAATATTGTCGATATGAAAAAATGATTTCGTTTGAAGAAATGCATAGCTATATGAAGCAGGCGACAAAAATTATTACTCATGGTGGGCCGTCTACCTTTATGCAAGCCATTTCCTATGGGAAGGTGCCGATTGTAGTGCCACGACAACATCAATTCAACGAGCACGTGAATGACCATCAAATGATTTTTTGTAAAAACGCGATTGAAACAGGCTATGACATTGAATTAGTGGATCACATTGAAGAGCTTGAAACGGCGTTGTTAAAAGAAAATCGATCTGTTAAAAGAACAAGCCATAACGCAGAATTTAATCGCTTGTTTGCTGAACATGTTGATGAATTAATCCAAAAATAG
- a CDS encoding glycine cleavage system protein H, with product MEKMMKYSENGFWVEPINDDLYRIGLSDKGQDDLGDVAFFEFLASENVTTEDSLFSVEASKATTDLASPLNGRVVEWHHALEKQPELLNSTDKENTWVAILSHVERSEYDALLDTSGL from the coding sequence TTGGAGAAAATGATGAAATATAGCGAAAATGGATTTTGGGTAGAACCGATAAACGATGATTTATACCGTATCGGTTTATCTGATAAAGGGCAAGATGATTTAGGAGATGTCGCTTTTTTTGAATTTTTGGCAAGCGAAAACGTTACGACGGAAGATTCACTGTTTAGCGTTGAAGCGTCTAAAGCGACGACGGATTTAGCGTCTCCGTTAAATGGGCGTGTGGTGGAGTGGCATCACGCATTAGAAAAGCAACCCGAGCTATTAAATAGTACGGATAAAGAAAATACGTGGGTCGCCATTTTAAGTCACGTTGAACGTAGTGAGTACGATGCCTTATTGGATACATCGGGATTATAA
- a CDS encoding YitT family protein, with protein MNRYKLLISIGAVVAASFLQTFVLQAVLNPAHLLPGGFLGLGVLVENVTGGAVPFSVVSWGLNFIVAGFCYKGISKRFTLLTLFQVTLSTFFLSVFNFEPIIDDVMLAVLVGGVLTGMYIVIALQGNASTGGTDFIALYVSNKKGRAIWQYVFIFNTCLLILFGFQKGFELAGYSIVFQFVTTKTIENFHNRYDQLTLQITTNYPEKVMNYYFDKHHHGMTCLEAVGGYTHRRTYILQTIVSAYEVKEITQGIIETDPAAIINVMRTKQFIGNFYRQAQD; from the coding sequence ATGAATCGTTATAAATTATTAATATCAATTGGTGCTGTTGTTGCGGCATCTTTCTTACAGACATTTGTTTTACAAGCGGTATTAAATCCAGCTCACTTGCTTCCGGGAGGATTTTTAGGGCTTGGTGTACTTGTAGAAAATGTGACGGGTGGTGCCGTACCGTTTTCGGTTGTGTCATGGGGATTGAACTTTATTGTTGCGGGATTTTGTTATAAAGGTATCAGTAAACGATTTACACTGTTGACGTTATTCCAAGTTACATTGAGTACGTTCTTTTTATCCGTATTCAATTTTGAACCGATTATTGATGATGTCATGTTAGCCGTACTAGTTGGTGGCGTATTAACGGGAATGTATATCGTTATTGCGTTGCAAGGCAATGCATCAACTGGTGGGACGGACTTTATCGCGCTGTACGTATCCAATAAAAAAGGGCGCGCCATTTGGCAATATGTCTTTATTTTTAATACGTGTTTATTAATTTTGTTCGGTTTTCAAAAAGGGTTTGAGTTAGCAGGGTATTCTATTGTATTCCAATTTGTGACGACAAAAACCATTGAAAATTTCCATAACCGATACGACCAATTAACGTTACAAATCACAACAAATTATCCTGAAAAAGTGATGAACTATTATTTTGATAAACATCACCATGGAATGACGTGTTTAGAGGCAGTTGGTGGTTATACGCATCGTCGTACATACATTTTACAAACAATTGTATCGGCGTATGAGGTCAAAGAGATTACCCAAGGAATTATTGAAACGGATCCAGCGGCGATTATTAATGTGATGCGAACAAAACAATTTATTGGTAATTTTTATCGACAAGCACAAGACTAG
- a CDS encoding nucleotidyltransferase family protein, which translates to MNNKPLKACGIIAEYNPFHNGHAHHVAQTKRLMTSDVLVSVMSGNWVQRGEVALLDKWTRTQAALESGVDLVVELPNEFAVQAADYFGLGAMKVAKQLELSELSFGVENREIMADLVSHKDTIPLEKTLSMIEKDFSKSHAQRFSRDTLMLPNQLLAYTYIKGMRTLNYDMTLLPIERVVSNHSDKTLSNGDIASATAIRLARTHHQDVSTYVPKLIDDALQKRCYNDTLFWQLLKYQIIQSSLEELRHIYQMSEGIEHVLKREVAVARDYADFLNRVQNKRFTKKRLQRLCVYIVLRWTTEIIQNRFEKNSVPLRVLGFSPKGKAYLKQLDNTSYTTQFKKGDMDTFSTMIHADKVYEQLMFVSEQNFKRVVRVDDNYESL; encoded by the coding sequence ATGAACAATAAACCATTGAAAGCCTGCGGGATTATCGCTGAATACAATCCTTTTCATAACGGGCATGCGCATCATGTTGCACAAACGAAGCGTTTGATGACGAGTGATGTGTTAGTGAGTGTGATGAGTGGTAATTGGGTACAACGTGGAGAAGTTGCTCTGCTAGATAAGTGGACACGTACACAAGCAGCATTAGAAAGTGGCGTTGATCTTGTTGTTGAACTGCCAAATGAATTTGCCGTACAAGCGGCAGATTATTTTGGGTTAGGGGCAATGAAAGTTGCCAAGCAACTTGAACTGAGTGAACTATCGTTTGGTGTAGAAAATCGTGAAATTATGGCTGATTTAGTTTCGCATAAAGATACCATTCCGCTTGAAAAAACCTTGTCCATGATAGAAAAAGATTTTTCTAAGTCACATGCACAACGTTTTAGTCGTGATACCTTAATGTTGCCTAATCAGTTGTTAGCATACACCTATATCAAAGGCATGCGCACATTGAACTATGACATGACGTTATTACCAATTGAACGTGTGGTGTCCAATCATTCGGATAAAACGTTATCGAATGGAGATATTGCTAGTGCGACTGCGATTCGCTTGGCACGCACTCATCATCAAGATGTTTCAACGTATGTGCCCAAATTGATTGATGACGCGTTGCAAAAAAGGTGTTATAACGATACGTTATTTTGGCAATTGCTAAAGTATCAAATTATACAAAGTTCATTGGAGGAATTGCGTCACATTTATCAAATGAGCGAAGGTATTGAGCATGTGCTTAAAAGAGAAGTTGCTGTTGCACGAGATTATGCCGACTTTTTAAATCGAGTACAAAATAAACGGTTTACAAAGAAACGGTTGCAACGGTTATGTGTGTATATTGTGTTGCGCTGGACAACTGAAATCATCCAAAACAGGTTTGAAAAAAATAGTGTACCGTTACGTGTGCTTGGCTTTTCGCCAAAAGGCAAGGCTTATTTGAAACAGCTAGATAACACAAGCTACACAACACAATTTAAAAAAGGGGATATGGATACCTTTTCGACAATGATACATGCCGATAAAGTGTATGAACAACTCATGTTTGTGAGTGAACAAAATTTTAAAAGAGTGGTAAGAGTCGATGACAATTATGAATCGTTATAA
- the tadA gene encoding tRNA adenosine(34) deaminase TadA — MSEHDKFMQAALDEAQKAYDKGEVPIGAVVVLNGKIIGRGHNLREVQQSATSHAEMLAIADANQKLGKWRLEDCTLYVTLEPCPMCSGAIILSRLKQVVYGAKDEKAGTCGTLMNLVQDDRFNHQSDVICGVMEDDCKAILQRFFKALRQRNKQFKVTGDDKALGKDVQTILVHLQEKQNDARMKHLEKKGMPLQYFGVLMKDVKAIAKSYGQNNALAKRLFDTHYLETELISIYLLNPKTVTVEQLLDVARQTDCELVLDELVDKVIAKRKDALYFEQAWQSEKTDKFERLVWGVRIKRMAKKMPSEQLELLIQLAKEALMQTSGQLQWQINRFLVEVAIKHSAYRKDIVTFGEAVGLYADEVVPSNCYRAYIPEWVNARI; from the coding sequence ATGAGTGAACATGACAAATTTATGCAAGCGGCATTAGATGAGGCACAAAAAGCGTACGATAAAGGCGAGGTGCCTATTGGTGCAGTGGTTGTATTGAATGGAAAGATTATTGGTCGTGGGCATAATTTACGCGAGGTGCAACAAAGTGCAACATCGCATGCGGAAATGTTGGCAATTGCAGATGCCAATCAAAAGCTGGGCAAGTGGCGTTTAGAAGATTGTACGCTATATGTGACGTTAGAGCCGTGTCCGATGTGTAGTGGTGCGATTATTCTTTCTCGTTTAAAGCAAGTGGTTTACGGTGCAAAAGACGAAAAGGCAGGAACATGCGGTACGTTGATGAATTTAGTACAAGATGATCGATTTAATCACCAATCCGATGTCATTTGTGGTGTGATGGAAGATGACTGTAAAGCGATTTTACAACGTTTTTTTAAGGCGTTGCGTCAACGAAATAAGCAGTTTAAAGTAACAGGCGATGACAAAGCGTTAGGTAAAGATGTTCAAACGATATTGGTTCATTTACAAGAAAAACAAAATGACGCACGAATGAAGCATTTAGAAAAAAAGGGTATGCCATTGCAGTATTTTGGCGTGTTAATGAAAGATGTTAAAGCGATTGCGAAATCGTACGGACAAAATAATGCGTTAGCCAAACGATTATTCGACACTCACTATTTAGAAACGGAACTCATCAGCATTTATTTGCTCAATCCAAAGACGGTAACGGTTGAACAATTGCTAGATGTGGCACGACAAACGGATTGTGAACTGGTTTTAGATGAATTGGTTGATAAAGTGATTGCTAAACGTAAAGATGCACTCTATTTTGAACAGGCTTGGCAAAGTGAAAAAACAGATAAGTTCGAACGATTAGTTTGGGGCGTTCGAATTAAACGTATGGCAAAAAAGATGCCAAGCGAACAATTGGAATTGCTGATTCAATTGGCAAAAGAAGCGTTAATGCAAACAAGTGGGCAATTGCAATGGCAAATTAACCGCTTTTTAGTTGAAGTGGCTATCAAACACAGTGCATATCGAAAAGATATTGTAACGTTTGGTGAAGCGGTAGGCTTGTACGCCGATGAGGTGGTGCCAAGCAACTGTTATCGAGCGTACATTCCGGAGTGGGTCAATGCGCGAATTTAG
- a CDS encoding Spx/MgsR family RNA polymerase-binding regulatory protein: protein MTVYIHPTCSTCKKILKWLDDQGHVYETVDIRKTPPTKALLQTCLKNGVTRSSMMNTSGELYREMQLKDKLSAMSDDDVAGLLSKHGMLIKRPVIWYNDSVTFGAKEKTLEENWRK from the coding sequence ATGACTGTTTACATACACCCGACCTGTTCGACGTGTAAAAAAATTTTGAAATGGTTGGACGATCAAGGGCATGTCTATGAAACTGTGGATATTCGAAAAACGCCACCGACAAAAGCGTTGTTACAGACGTGTTTAAAAAATGGCGTGACACGTTCGAGCATGATGAACACATCGGGCGAGTTGTATCGAGAAATGCAGTTGAAAGATAAGCTTTCGGCGATGAGTGATGACGATGTTGCTGGGTTACTTTCCAAACACGGTATGCTCATCAAACGTCCTGTCATATGGTATAATGATAGCGTAACTTTCGGTGCGAAAGAGAAAACGTTAGAAGAAAATTGGAGAAAATGA